In Myxococcus virescens, the genomic stretch AAGGATCCGGAGGACGTCATCCGCCAGAAGGTCCGCGCGCGGTTGGACCTGATGGGTCTGAAGAAGGAGGTCGAGGACCGGTTCCCCGCGGACCTGTCCGGCGGCATGCGCAAGCGGGTGGGCCTGGCGCGGGCCATCGTCATGGACCCGAAGGTGGTGCTCTACGACGAACCGACCACCGGCCTGGACCCCATCACCACGGACTATGTGGACGAGATGATCCTGGCCGCCCAGAAGGAGCTGGGCGTCACCAGCGTGGTCATCAGCCATGACATCTCCTCCGCCTTCAACGTGGCGGACCAGATTGCCTTCCTCTCCAAGGGCGTCATCGTGGCCAGCGGTTCGCCGGAGCAGCTCCGCGAGGCGGATCACCCCGCGGTGAAGGTGTTCCTGGAGACCTGGTTCGGGAAGAACTGACCGGGGCTCGGAGCGGCGGGAGGGCGGGGGGCCCCCTAGGAAAATGTGGCACTCAGGATGCAAAACGTTAGAGTCGCGCCGGCCGGTCGCTCTCGGAGTCACAACAGGTGAAGAAGCTCGTCACGCCCTTCCGTGTGGGCCTGCTGGTCATCGCGGCGGGGGCTTTTTTCGTCACCTTCGTCCTGTTCGCTCGCAAAGGTGGTTTGAGCGACAGCGAATCCACGAGGGTGTGGGCCTATTTCCGGGATGCGTCCGGCCTCGCCGTGCGTGGGCGCGTGCAGATCGCCGGTATCCCGGTGGGCGAAATCGACGACATCTCGCTCGAGGGGACGCGGGCGAAGGTCTGGTTGAAGATCCGCAACGACGTGGACCTGCGCGAGGACGCCGTCGTCACCAAGCGCTCCGAATCGCTGCTGGGTGACTACCTGCTGGACCTGAACCCCGGCACGGAGGGCGCCCCCAGCCTGGAGTCGGGTGGGCAGATCCGGCGCGTCGTCGACACCCAGGGCATGGAGGCCGTCTTCGAGTCGCTGTCGCAGATCACCGCCGACATCC encodes the following:
- a CDS encoding ABC transporter ATP-binding protein encodes the protein MIQVVDLHKTFGDHKVLTGINLTVPAGSTCVILGGSGSGKTVLMKHMIGLLKPDRGQVIIDGEDIVPMGVEALQKVRNKFGMVFQAAALFDSMTVFENVAFPLREHTKDPEDVIRQKVRARLDLMGLKKEVEDRFPADLSGGMRKRVGLARAIVMDPKVVLYDEPTTGLDPITTDYVDEMILAAQKELGVTSVVISHDISSAFNVADQIAFLSKGVIVASGSPEQLREADHPAVKVFLETWFGKN